The Pirellulimonas nuda genome includes a region encoding these proteins:
- a CDS encoding NAD(P) transhydrogenase subunit alpha, whose protein sequence is MIVAVPSETFPGERRVALTPQGVQALAKQSLHTHVQSGAGMAAGYPDEAYRDAGAVVVPQRDELFGAAEIIVQVRTLGANPAAGRQDLELFRAGQVLIGAADPLGDPSAARDIAATGATLFALELAPRITRAQSIDILSSMATIAGYKAMILAADRLPKLFPLLMTAAGTITPAKVLVLGAGVAGLQAIATAKRLGAVVSAYDVRPAAREQIESVGAKCVELDLATGDAEGQGGYAKALTEEQQVRQREQLADVVSGMDVVVTTAAIPGRPSPVLVTAAAVRRMAPGSVIIDLAAERGGNCELTIADQEVIDGGVTILGPTNLASAAPYHASAMYGRNIAAFLKLIVKEGKLAIDLEDEIVRETLVCRDGEVVNERIKQLLQGREY, encoded by the coding sequence ATGATCGTCGCCGTGCCGTCCGAAACCTTCCCCGGCGAGCGCCGCGTCGCGCTCACGCCGCAGGGAGTGCAAGCGCTAGCAAAGCAGAGCCTGCACACGCACGTGCAGTCGGGCGCCGGGATGGCTGCCGGCTACCCCGACGAGGCATACCGCGACGCCGGCGCCGTGGTGGTTCCGCAGCGTGATGAACTGTTCGGCGCGGCAGAAATCATCGTCCAGGTGCGCACGCTCGGCGCCAACCCGGCCGCCGGCCGGCAAGACCTAGAGCTGTTTCGGGCCGGCCAGGTACTGATCGGCGCCGCGGACCCGCTGGGGGATCCCAGCGCAGCCCGCGACATCGCGGCCACCGGCGCCACGCTCTTCGCACTGGAACTGGCGCCGCGGATCACCCGGGCGCAGAGCATCGACATCCTAAGCAGCATGGCGACCATCGCGGGCTACAAGGCGATGATCCTGGCGGCCGACCGGTTGCCGAAGTTGTTCCCGCTGCTGATGACCGCCGCGGGCACCATCACGCCGGCCAAGGTGCTGGTGTTGGGCGCCGGAGTGGCGGGGCTGCAAGCGATCGCCACCGCCAAACGCCTGGGCGCGGTGGTGAGCGCGTACGACGTGCGTCCCGCGGCGCGAGAGCAGATCGAGAGCGTCGGCGCTAAATGCGTTGAGCTGGACCTGGCGACCGGCGACGCGGAAGGGCAGGGGGGCTACGCCAAGGCGCTTACCGAGGAACAGCAGGTCCGCCAGCGAGAGCAACTTGCGGACGTCGTGTCGGGCATGGATGTCGTCGTCACCACCGCGGCGATCCCGGGCCGCCCCTCGCCGGTGCTGGTCACCGCGGCGGCGGTGCGGAGGATGGCGCCCGGTTCGGTGATAATCGACTTGGCCGCCGAACGCGGCGGCAACTGCGAGTTGACGATCGCAGATCAAGAAGTGATCGACGGCGGTGTGACGATCCTCGGCCCCACCAATCTCGCCAGCGCCGCCCCGTACCACGCCAGCGCCATGTACGGCCGGAACATCGCGGCGTTCTTAAAGCTGATTGTGAAAGAAGGAAAACTAGCGATCGACCTGGAAGACGAGATCGTTCGCGAGACGCTGGTTTGTAGGGATGGTGAGGTGGTGAATGAACGGATCAAGCAACTGCTGCAAGGCCGAGAATACTAG
- a CDS encoding NAD(P) transhydrogenase subunit alpha: protein MDFVTAITIFALAVFVGFEVITKVPPTLHTPLMSGSNAISGITLVGAILAVQSGAGMVGAVCGFLAIVFAMVNVVGGFLVTHRMLEMFKRK, encoded by the coding sequence ATGGACTTCGTTACCGCCATTACTATCTTCGCCCTCGCCGTCTTCGTCGGCTTCGAGGTCATCACCAAGGTCCCGCCCACGCTGCACACGCCGCTGATGAGCGGGTCGAACGCGATCAGTGGGATCACGCTGGTGGGGGCGATCCTGGCGGTGCAAAGCGGCGCTGGGATGGTGGGCGCTGTGTGCGGATTCTTAGCGATCGTGTTTGCCATGGTCAATGTGGTCGGCGGGTTCCTTGTCACGCACCGGATGCTGGAGATGTTCAAGCGCAAGTAA
- a CDS encoding NAD(P)(+) transhydrogenase (Re/Si-specific) subunit beta yields MTPFQLQLANLGYLVAAVLFILGVKGMTHPRTAVRGNLLGALGMLVAVVVTVVRLDLVPIGVAAGGMALGAVIGYVMAVRVQMTQMPQLVGLFNGFGGLASVLVAGAEVTRLPTESAPEAGAIVATLAAALAGLIGAVTFTGSMVAAGKLEELPAFKKPWAPPGGLVLNALLLLICLSLAGWMLWGAAWPFWAMVGVACLLGVLVTTPIGGADMPVVVALLNSYSGLAAAAAGFAINNNVLIVAGSLVGASGLILTQIMCKAMNRSLAGVLFAKLEPAADGPSADDVYAGKIKATSADEVAMLLDGAQRVVIVPGYGLAVAQAQHAVRELASELARRGATVEYGIHPVAGRMPGHMNVLLAEADVPYDQLQEMEAINPTFAQCDVAIVIGANDVVNPVANTDPNSPIAGMPILNVGDARTVVVIKRSLSPGFAGIPNPLFAADNCLMLFGDGKQALLDLVTAVKEN; encoded by the coding sequence ATGACACCCTTTCAACTTCAACTCGCCAACCTCGGTTACTTGGTCGCCGCGGTGCTGTTTATCCTCGGTGTTAAGGGGATGACACACCCACGCACCGCCGTGCGCGGCAATCTGCTCGGGGCGCTCGGCATGCTAGTGGCTGTCGTGGTCACTGTGGTGCGGCTCGACCTCGTGCCGATTGGCGTGGCGGCCGGCGGGATGGCGCTCGGCGCCGTGATTGGCTACGTGATGGCGGTGCGCGTGCAGATGACGCAGATGCCGCAACTCGTGGGGCTGTTCAACGGCTTCGGCGGGCTGGCCTCGGTGCTGGTGGCCGGCGCCGAGGTGACGCGGCTCCCGACTGAGTCGGCGCCCGAGGCGGGGGCCATTGTCGCCACGCTCGCCGCGGCGCTCGCCGGGCTGATCGGCGCGGTGACGTTCACCGGCTCGATGGTCGCCGCTGGAAAGCTCGAGGAGTTGCCGGCGTTCAAGAAACCATGGGCGCCGCCGGGCGGACTTGTCTTGAACGCCCTGCTGCTATTGATCTGCCTCTCGCTGGCGGGATGGATGCTGTGGGGCGCTGCATGGCCGTTCTGGGCGATGGTGGGGGTGGCCTGCCTGTTGGGCGTGCTGGTCACCACGCCGATCGGAGGCGCCGACATGCCGGTGGTTGTCGCGCTGCTGAACAGCTACTCCGGCCTCGCCGCGGCGGCTGCCGGATTTGCGATCAACAACAACGTGCTGATTGTCGCCGGATCGCTGGTGGGCGCCTCGGGGCTGATCCTCACCCAGATCATGTGCAAGGCGATGAACCGATCGCTGGCCGGCGTGCTGTTCGCCAAGCTTGAGCCCGCGGCCGACGGCCCCAGCGCAGACGACGTGTACGCCGGCAAGATCAAGGCGACCAGCGCCGACGAGGTGGCCATGTTGCTAGACGGGGCCCAGCGGGTAGTGATCGTCCCCGGCTACGGGCTGGCGGTCGCCCAGGCACAGCACGCGGTGCGCGAGCTTGCCAGCGAGCTCGCGCGGCGCGGCGCCACGGTTGAATATGGCATCCATCCCGTCGCGGGCCGAATGCCGGGCCATATGAACGTGCTGCTCGCCGAGGCCGACGTCCCCTACGATCAGCTGCAAGAGATGGAGGCGATCAACCCAACCTTTGCGCAGTGCGACGTCGCCATCGTCATCGGCGCCAACGACGTGGTGAACCCCGTTGCCAACACCGACCCCAATAGCCCGATCGCCGGCATGCCGATCCTCAACGTCGGCGACGCCCGCACGGTGGTCGTCATCAAGCGGAGCCTTTCCCCCGGCTTCGCGGGCATCCCCAACCCACTGTTCGCTGCAGACAACTGCCTGATGCTCTTCGGGGACGGCAAGCAAGCGCTTCTCGACCTGGTGACGGCGGTGAAGGAAAACTGA
- the mutY gene encoding A/G-specific adenine glycosylase translates to MDFASLRRRLLGWYAKHARDLPWRQSRDPYRVWLSEVMLQQTQVETVRPYFERFVAAWPTVADLAAAQEQHVLRQWEGLGYYRRARNLHAAAKRVVDEHGGEFPRDVAGLTTLPGVGRYTAGAIASIAYDAPAPIVEANTARLYARLTGLREPVASTAGQRALWAFAEQVVPRRGAGRLNQALMELGALVCTPESPKCDACPIATHCAAFAQQATRVIPVAAKRQTITEVREAAVVVRRGADVLLRQCGPGERWAGLWDFPRFPVEAEGPLFATRELVAGVERLTGVVCDSPRHHDTLRHAVTRFRIRLDCYHATRLGGRVRSTQESPVKWVTVAGLAEAPLSVTGRKIAAGLR, encoded by the coding sequence ATGGATTTCGCATCACTACGCCGGCGGCTCCTGGGCTGGTACGCCAAGCACGCCCGCGATCTCCCCTGGCGTCAGAGCCGCGACCCGTACCGCGTTTGGCTCAGCGAGGTGATGCTTCAGCAGACGCAGGTAGAAACCGTGCGGCCCTACTTCGAGCGGTTCGTGGCCGCCTGGCCGACGGTCGCCGACCTGGCCGCGGCCCAGGAGCAGCACGTGCTCCGCCAATGGGAGGGGCTCGGCTACTACCGCCGGGCGAGGAACCTGCACGCGGCGGCCAAGCGGGTGGTCGACGAGCACGGCGGCGAGTTTCCCCGCGATGTCGCCGGCCTGACGACCCTGCCTGGCGTCGGGCGATACACGGCCGGGGCGATTGCTTCGATCGCCTACGACGCCCCGGCGCCGATCGTCGAAGCCAACACCGCCCGGCTCTACGCGCGGCTGACCGGTCTGCGGGAGCCCGTCGCCAGCACGGCGGGGCAACGCGCGCTATGGGCGTTTGCTGAACAGGTGGTTCCGCGACGCGGCGCCGGCCGTCTGAACCAAGCGTTGATGGAACTGGGCGCCCTGGTCTGTACGCCCGAGTCGCCCAAGTGCGACGCCTGCCCGATCGCGACGCACTGCGCCGCATTCGCCCAGCAGGCGACGCGCGTGATACCCGTTGCGGCGAAGCGGCAGACCATCACCGAAGTCCGCGAGGCGGCCGTGGTGGTGCGGCGCGGCGCCGACGTGCTGCTGCGCCAATGCGGGCCGGGCGAGCGATGGGCGGGGCTGTGGGACTTCCCGCGATTCCCGGTGGAGGCCGAAGGGCCCCTGTTCGCGACGCGCGAGCTGGTCGCCGGCGTTGAGCGGCTCACCGGCGTCGTGTGCGACTCGCCGAGACACCACGACACGCTGCGGCACGCGGTGACGCGGTTCCGAATCCGGCTCGATTGCTACCACGCTACGCGGCTTGGCGGGCGGGTGCGTTCGACGCAGGAGTCGCCGGTGAAGTGGGTGACCGTCGCGGGGCTGGCGGAGGCGCCGCTGTCGGTGACTGGGCGGAAGATCGCAGCGGGGTTGCGTTGA
- a CDS encoding mechanosensitive ion channel family protein has protein sequence MTTPLAELDPELTKKLYELDFQQITRDQWIQIAVEYGMRIALVLIILFLAFTLAGWVAAAVRTSLTRMRFDPTLSKFLAKLASWMVLLLAALSCMGYFGIETTSFAALIGAAGLAIGLAFQGTLSNFASGAMLLVFRPFKVGDVVNIASYVGKVDEIELFTTTIDTFDNRRIIVPNNSIFGAVIENITYHTKRRVDVPVGVAYCCDIDQTRSALESAARTTPGGLADPAPEVVLDSLGDSSVNWVVRVWAPTKDFLAVKQATIRAAKRALDEAGLEIPFPQMDLHLRSMPQEASKQQ, from the coding sequence ATGACCACGCCCCTTGCCGAACTCGATCCGGAACTCACCAAGAAGCTCTACGAGCTCGATTTCCAGCAAATCACCCGCGACCAATGGATCCAGATCGCCGTTGAGTACGGCATGCGGATCGCGCTGGTGCTGATCATCCTTTTTCTTGCCTTCACGCTAGCGGGTTGGGTAGCGGCCGCGGTGCGCACCAGCCTGACGCGTATGCGGTTCGACCCGACGCTGTCGAAGTTCCTCGCCAAGCTTGCAAGCTGGATGGTGCTGCTGCTGGCCGCCCTGAGCTGCATGGGCTACTTCGGCATCGAGACTACCAGCTTCGCGGCGTTGATCGGCGCCGCGGGCCTCGCAATCGGCCTGGCGTTCCAGGGGACGCTGTCGAACTTCGCCTCGGGCGCCATGCTGCTGGTCTTCCGGCCGTTCAAGGTGGGAGACGTGGTGAACATCGCGAGCTACGTCGGCAAGGTCGATGAGATCGAGCTGTTCACCACCACGATCGACACGTTCGATAACCGGCGGATCATCGTCCCCAACAACTCCATCTTCGGCGCGGTGATTGAGAACATCACCTACCACACCAAGCGCCGCGTCGACGTTCCGGTGGGCGTCGCCTACTGCTGTGATATCGACCAAACCCGAAGTGCGCTCGAGTCCGCGGCACGCACAACCCCGGGGGGGCTCGCCGACCCCGCTCCAGAAGTAGTGCTCGACAGCCTCGGAGATTCGAGCGTCAACTGGGTGGTCCGCGTGTGGGCCCCTACTAAGGACTTCTTGGCGGTCAAACAGGCGACGATCCGCGCCGCAAAGCGCGCGTTAGACGAAGCCGGCCTAGAAATCCCGTTCCCCCAGATGGACCTCCACCTACGCTCGATGCCGCAAGAAGCATCCAAGCAACAATAG
- a CDS encoding DEAD/DEAH box helicase, translated as MDVAALIKRIENRRDYAGQIEWLEELPSREGRFAEPASPLPESIQRLLAARGAQRLYVHQVDALEAARDGRDLVVITGTASGKTLCYNLPILEASLQGPDARSLCLFPTKALAQDQLKGLLELVSGDPQVAAAVRPGVYDGDTPTAQRRRIRNEANVVLSNPDMLHAAILPYHPKWSTFFAELKYVVIDEVHTYRGILGAHASAVLRRLMRVCEHYGSRPTFLAASATIANPGELTSRLIGRDVTVIDDDGSPRGKKHFVLWNPTPLGVDSLARRSASDDAVTWLIEAMHAGGQALAFTRTRQAAELIQRYAREQLERDHSPLATQVRAYRGGYLPNERRQIEDDLFAGRLRGIASTNALELGIDIGSLDAAILVGYPGTIASTWQQAGRSGRRQDDSLAVLVAGNEPVDQYLLRNPRYFFAQTPEHAVVDPDNPYVLAKHLKAAAFELPLTPADLDRFGPLAPPIAGALHDEAQLALVGDAYYCPGGQNPTVGVSLRHMSDNTFSIVCKTAQNAGRDLYASGAPSRIRDGFEVIANVDSISAPELVYPEAVYLHAGETFLVRELDLEGKVAYVERRETDYYTQAVLESNVLVTGPRAQGDAVRCAQLGYGDVDVSWQTVAFKKIKFNTKENIGLGPVDIPAQNLATTAVWLVPDDTVRAAMKDEGLRNSEGCCGLRNLAVVALPLVAMCDSRDLGGVVDSKNLGRSTVILYDRYPGGLGYCEKGFQRITELLAICLDMVRDCPCPDGCPSCVGLPNLRPAIHSDPDLTRGHPIPNKHATRRLLELLTGDGVDHQAAESVVEEKESPNSLHESPQTSG; from the coding sequence ATGGATGTCGCCGCGCTCATCAAGCGGATTGAGAATCGCCGCGACTACGCGGGGCAGATCGAGTGGCTCGAGGAACTCCCGTCGCGTGAAGGGCGGTTCGCCGAGCCGGCCAGCCCGCTCCCGGAGTCGATCCAGCGGCTGCTAGCGGCGCGGGGCGCCCAGCGGCTCTATGTCCACCAAGTCGACGCCCTTGAGGCGGCGCGTGACGGGCGCGACTTGGTAGTCATCACCGGCACTGCTAGCGGCAAGACGCTGTGCTACAACCTGCCGATCCTGGAAGCGTCGCTCCAGGGCCCCGACGCTCGTTCGCTCTGCCTCTTCCCAACTAAAGCGCTCGCTCAAGACCAGCTCAAGGGGCTTCTCGAGCTGGTCTCGGGCGACCCCCAAGTCGCAGCCGCGGTGCGGCCCGGCGTGTACGACGGCGACACCCCCACGGCCCAGCGGCGCCGGATCCGCAACGAGGCGAACGTCGTCCTCTCGAACCCAGACATGCTGCACGCAGCGATCCTCCCGTACCATCCCAAGTGGTCAACGTTCTTCGCCGAGCTGAAGTACGTGGTGATCGACGAGGTGCACACCTACCGTGGCATCTTGGGCGCCCACGCGTCGGCCGTGCTCCGGCGCCTGATGCGCGTCTGCGAGCACTACGGGTCGCGGCCCACTTTCCTGGCGGCCAGCGCCACCATCGCCAACCCGGGCGAGCTGACCAGCCGGCTGATTGGGCGCGACGTGACGGTGATCGACGACGACGGTTCCCCCCGCGGCAAGAAGCACTTCGTGCTCTGGAACCCCACGCCTCTGGGGGTCGATTCGCTGGCACGCCGCAGCGCCAGCGACGACGCGGTGACGTGGTTGATCGAGGCGATGCACGCCGGCGGGCAAGCACTGGCCTTCACCCGCACCCGCCAAGCGGCGGAGCTGATCCAACGCTACGCGCGTGAACAGTTGGAGCGAGACCACTCGCCGCTGGCGACGCAGGTGCGCGCCTACCGGGGTGGGTACCTGCCGAACGAACGCCGGCAGATCGAGGACGACCTGTTCGCCGGGCGGCTGCGCGGGATCGCCTCGACCAACGCGCTAGAGCTGGGGATCGACATCGGATCGCTCGACGCGGCGATCTTGGTGGGCTACCCCGGCACAATCGCCAGCACCTGGCAGCAAGCGGGCCGCAGCGGCCGGCGGCAGGACGACAGCCTGGCCGTGCTGGTGGCGGGGAACGAGCCGGTCGACCAGTACCTGCTGCGCAACCCGCGTTACTTCTTCGCCCAGACCCCGGAGCACGCGGTCGTCGACCCCGACAACCCCTACGTGCTGGCCAAGCACCTCAAGGCCGCGGCGTTCGAGCTCCCCCTGACGCCCGCCGACCTCGACCGCTTCGGCCCCCTGGCGCCGCCGATCGCCGGCGCGCTGCACGACGAGGCGCAGCTCGCCCTGGTAGGAGACGCCTACTACTGCCCGGGCGGGCAGAACCCGACCGTCGGCGTGTCGCTCCGGCACATGAGCGACAACACGTTCAGCATCGTCTGCAAGACGGCGCAGAACGCCGGGCGCGACCTGTACGCCTCCGGAGCGCCGTCGCGCATCCGCGACGGCTTTGAGGTAATCGCAAACGTCGATTCGATCAGCGCTCCGGAACTGGTCTACCCCGAGGCGGTGTACCTGCACGCGGGCGAAACCTTCTTGGTCCGCGAGCTCGACCTCGAGGGGAAGGTGGCCTACGTCGAGCGACGCGAGACCGACTACTACACGCAGGCCGTGCTTGAGAGCAACGTGCTGGTCACCGGCCCACGGGCGCAGGGAGACGCGGTGCGATGCGCGCAGCTCGGCTACGGCGATGTCGACGTGAGCTGGCAGACCGTCGCCTTCAAGAAGATCAAGTTCAACACCAAGGAGAACATCGGCCTGGGCCCGGTCGACATCCCGGCGCAGAACTTGGCGACCACCGCCGTATGGCTAGTGCCGGACGACACGGTGCGGGCCGCCATGAAAGACGAGGGCCTGCGCAACAGCGAGGGCTGTTGCGGGCTGCGCAACCTGGCCGTGGTGGCGCTGCCGCTGGTGGCGATGTGCGACAGCCGAGACCTGGGCGGGGTGGTCGACAGCAAGAACCTGGGCCGCTCAACCGTGATCCTGTACGACCGCTACCCGGGTGGGTTGGGCTACTGCGAGAAGGGTTTCCAGCGCATCACCGAGCTGCTGGCGATCTGCCTCGACATGGTGCGCGATTGCCCCTGTCCCGACGGCTGCCCCAGTTGCGTGGGACTCCCCAACCTGCGGCCGGCGATCCACAGCGACCCCGACCTGACCCGCGGGCACCCCATCCCGAACAAACACGCCACCCGGCGGCTGCTAGAGCTGCTCACCGGCGACGGAGTAGATCACCAAGCCGCAGAGAGCGTCGTAGAAGAAAAAGAGTCGCCCAACAGCTTGCACGAATCGCCGCAAACCAGTGGTTGA
- a CDS encoding IS701 family transposase has protein sequence MDADEIRRLKPELTSYLHEFDACFSRRDTRAHLPTYVEGQLSELPAKSCEPMALAAGVAPRTLQEFLAQHRWDEDAVRRRLQEIVLRDHAGPHSIGLIDETSDVKKGDKTPGVQRQYCGCVGKQENGIVTVHLGYATGDFHALVDGELFLPESWSEDRQRCRAAGIPEDMVYRSKWKIALELCDRAAAHGVMFDWLTFDEGYGGKPLFLQGLDGRKQRFVAEVPTTFSCWTDRPRVTERPFRRGGRGRPRKVPRLVAAASAPQSVQDLAENWPELRDQAWTRYYVKDGEKGPLVWEAKHARIVMKNDDGLPGIELHLLVARNALNHDEVKYFISNAPSDTTVETLLLVAFSRWRVERCFRDQKQEIGLDQWEGRCYLGLKRHLILSCVSYLFLARCRERLRGKKSGGHGLPSPRRRRRAAAELAA, from the coding sequence ATGGACGCCGATGAGATCCGCCGTTTGAAGCCGGAATTGACGAGTTACTTGCACGAATTCGACGCCTGTTTCTCGCGTCGAGATACTCGTGCGCACTTGCCAACCTACGTCGAAGGCCAACTCTCCGAACTGCCCGCGAAGAGTTGCGAGCCGATGGCGCTGGCCGCCGGAGTGGCGCCGCGGACGCTGCAAGAGTTCCTGGCCCAGCACCGCTGGGACGAAGACGCCGTGCGCCGGCGACTCCAAGAGATCGTCCTCCGAGATCATGCGGGGCCGCACTCGATCGGCCTGATCGACGAAACGAGCGACGTCAAGAAGGGGGACAAGACGCCCGGCGTGCAGCGGCAGTACTGCGGCTGCGTCGGCAAGCAGGAGAACGGCATCGTCACGGTCCACTTGGGCTACGCGACCGGCGACTTCCACGCGCTGGTCGACGGCGAGCTGTTCTTGCCGGAGAGTTGGTCGGAGGACCGCCAGCGGTGTCGGGCCGCCGGCATTCCCGAGGACATGGTCTACCGCTCCAAGTGGAAGATCGCCCTGGAGCTTTGCGATCGGGCCGCGGCCCACGGCGTGATGTTCGACTGGCTGACGTTCGACGAAGGCTACGGCGGAAAGCCGCTGTTTTTGCAGGGCTTGGACGGTCGAAAGCAACGCTTCGTCGCCGAGGTCCCGACGACGTTCTCGTGTTGGACCGACCGGCCGCGCGTGACGGAGCGACCCTTTCGCCGCGGCGGTCGCGGCCGGCCCCGCAAGGTCCCGCGGTTGGTCGCCGCAGCGAGCGCCCCGCAGAGCGTGCAAGACCTCGCCGAGAACTGGCCCGAGCTGCGCGATCAAGCGTGGACCCGGTACTACGTGAAGGACGGCGAGAAGGGGCCGCTCGTGTGGGAGGCGAAGCACGCCCGCATCGTCATGAAGAACGACGACGGGTTGCCGGGGATCGAACTCCACCTGCTCGTCGCCCGCAACGCATTGAACCACGATGAGGTGAAGTATTTCATCAGCAACGCCCCGTCCGACACGACCGTCGAGACGTTGTTGCTGGTTGCGTTCTCGCGGTGGCGCGTCGAACGGTGCTTCCGCGACCAGAAGCAGGAGATCGGACTCGATCAGTGGGAGGGCCGCTGTTACCTCGGTCTCAAACGCCACTTGATCCTGTCGTGCGTCAGCTACTTGTTCCTGGCCCGCTGTCGTGAACGGCTGCGGGGGAAAAAATCCGGAGGTCACGGTCTGCCAAGTCCACGCCGCCGTCGGCGCGCTGCTGCCGAGTTGGCAGCGTAA
- the lpxK gene encoding tetraacyldisaccharide 4'-kinase yields the protein MISPQTFHDIASGRRRGPGATAARGLLWCAQAPYAAAIALRNRRFDRGADAVRRVTAPVISVGNLTLGGSGKTPMVKWVARYLRGLGVRVALVSRGYGAEAGARNDEALELETELPDVPHVQNPDRVAAAELAIEEFESQAILMDDGFQHRRLARDLDIVLIDATAPWGYGWLLPRGALREPIASLRRAQVVCLTRRDLIDEPARDAIRRRAMQLAPDAAWCEAEHRPSRLLSASGRQEQTAALRGKRVAMVSGIGNPAAFRATLAGLGCEVVWERAWPDHHRYDSDDIAAMERGARESGAQWIVCTHKDLVKIGEDTVGDAHVWAVVVEMAIVVGEGALRDRLDPIVANIPDLDPEATLSPSDG from the coding sequence ATGATTTCGCCGCAAACCTTCCACGATATTGCTAGCGGCCGCCGGCGGGGGCCGGGGGCGACCGCCGCGCGTGGCCTGCTGTGGTGCGCCCAGGCGCCCTACGCGGCGGCAATCGCCCTGCGGAACCGCCGGTTCGACCGCGGCGCCGACGCGGTGCGCCGGGTCACGGCGCCCGTGATCAGCGTCGGGAACCTCACGCTGGGGGGCTCTGGCAAGACCCCCATGGTCAAATGGGTCGCCCGCTACCTGCGCGGCCTGGGGGTGCGGGTCGCCCTGGTGAGCCGCGGCTACGGCGCCGAGGCGGGGGCTCGCAACGATGAGGCCCTGGAGCTCGAGACCGAGCTCCCCGACGTGCCGCACGTACAGAACCCAGACCGCGTTGCGGCCGCCGAGCTGGCCATCGAGGAGTTCGAGTCACAGGCGATCCTGATGGACGACGGTTTCCAGCATCGCCGACTGGCCCGCGACCTGGACATCGTGCTGATCGACGCCACCGCGCCGTGGGGCTACGGCTGGCTGCTGCCACGCGGCGCCTTGCGTGAGCCGATCGCCTCGCTCCGGCGCGCGCAGGTGGTTTGCCTCACCCGGCGCGATCTGATCGACGAGCCTGCGCGCGACGCGATCCGCCGGCGTGCCATGCAGCTTGCTCCGGACGCGGCTTGGTGCGAGGCAGAGCACCGGCCGTCGAGGCTTCTTTCCGCGTCGGGTAGGCAAGAGCAGACCGCGGCGCTGCGGGGAAAACGCGTCGCCATGGTGAGCGGGATCGGCAACCCAGCCGCGTTCCGCGCCACGCTCGCGGGGCTAGGCTGCGAGGTCGTGTGGGAACGCGCGTGGCCAGACCATCACCGCTACGACTCGGACGACATCGCCGCGATGGAGCGCGGCGCGCGCGAATCGGGCGCCCAATGGATCGTCTGCACGCACAAAGACCTTGTAAAGATCGGCGAAGACACCGTGGGCGACGCGCACGTTTGGGCCGTGGTGGTTGAGATGGCGATCGTCGTCGGCGAGGGGGCATTGCGCGACCGGCTCGACCCGATCGTCGCCAACATCCCAGACCTCGATCCGGAAGCTACTCTTTCACCTTCTGACGGCTAA